From the genome of Faecalibacterium prausnitzii:
TGAAGCAGGGCATCGTGGCTTCCAAGATCGCCGCCCATGCCGCTGACATCGCCAAGGGCATCCCCCATGCCCGCGACATCGACGACAAGATGGGCGATGCCCGCCGTGTGCTGGACTGGGATGCACAGTTTGCCTGTGCCATCGACCCGGAGACCGCCAAGGCCATCCGCGACGCCCGCCTGCCCGAAGACGACCACAGCGACACCTGCTCCATGTGCGGCAAGTTCTGCGCCGTCCGCAGCATGAACAAGGCTCTGGCCGGTGAATACATCGACATCCTGTAAGTTCTTCCTCTTTCAATAGAAACACAAAGCCCCCTGCACGCGGTATGTGCAGGGGGCTTTGCTGTTGGCTGGCGGTCAGTCTTCGAGCTGCGGTGCAGAAGAAGGCTTCTGGATGAGGTTCGTCATGCTCCGGAGGCTGATGCCGATGGTGGACAGGTTGTGCAGCATGGCTGAAGCGGCAGGCTGCAGGATGCCCAGAGCCCCCAGCGCGATGAGGGTGGAGTTGAAGCTGAGCACGAAGCGGTAGTTCGAGCTGACGCGGTGCTGCAGCGCATTGGCGATGGTCTTGAGGGTGACCAGCTCTTCCAGGCTGTCGGCCTTGATGGTGACATCCGCGATCTCGCGGGCGATGGCAGCGCCGGAGTTGATGGCGATGCCGATGTCCGCAGCCGAAAGGGCGGGGGAGTCGTTGATGCCGTCGCCGATCATGACGACGGTGTGGCCCTCAGCTTTGGCCTTCTGGACGAAGTTGGCCTTGTCTTCGGGCAGGACTTCCGCGAAGAACTGGTCCACGCCCACCTGCCGGGCAATGGCCTCGGCGGTGCGGTAGCTGTCGCCGGTCATCATCACGGCGTTCCGGATGCCCAGCTTGTGCAGCTGGCGCAGCACGGAAGCGGCTTCGGGGCGGAGGGGGTCTGCGATGCAGATGACGCCCACCAGCTGGCCGGAAGCGGCCATGTACAGGTGCGAATACTCGGCGGGCATCTGGTCGAACTTTTCCTGCTCGTCAGCGGGAACGATGCAGTGCTCGTCCTCAAAGACGAAATGGTAGCTGCCGATGACCACCCGCTCGCCGCCGACCCGGCTGGCAATGCCGTGGGCCACGATGTATTCCACTTCGGAGTGCATCTCTTCGTGGGCCAGACCCTGCTCTCTGGCGGCGCGGACCACCGCGTTGGCCATGGAGTGGGGGAAATGCTCTTCCAGACAGGCGGCCAGACGGAGCACATCGTCCTTCTCGCTGTTGCTGAAGGGGATGATGTCCACCACCTGCGGGGTGGCGCGGGTCAGGGTGCCGGTCTTATCGAAGACGATGGTGTCGGCCTTGGCCAGCGCTTCCAGATACTTGCCGCCCTTGACCGTGATGTGGGCTGTGCCGCACTCCCGCATGGCGGAGAGGACCGCCAGCGGCATCGAGAGCTTGAGCGCACAGGAGAAGTCCACCATCAGGATGGAGATGGCGCGGGTGACGTTGCGGGTGAGCGCATAGGTGACGACCGTGCCGGCCAGACACCAGGGCACCAGCTTGTCGGCCAGCTCCAGTGCGCGGTTCTCGGTGCTGGATTTGAGCTTTTCGGATTCCTCGATCATGGCCACGATCTTGTCGTAGCGGTTGGCGCCGCCTGCGGCCTTGGCGAGGAAGACGCATTCGCCCTCCTCCACGACGGTGCCTGCATAAACGGTGGCACCTTTTGCCTTGCGCACCGGCATGGATTCGCCGGTCAGAGCGGCCTGGTTGACCATGGCCTCGCCTTCGATGACGGTGCCGTCCAGCGGCACCATGTTGCCGGAGCGGACCACGATCTCATCGCCGGGCTGAACTTTGGTCAGGGGCAGGAGCACCTCGGTGCCCTGACTGCGCACCCAGACTTTGTCCACATTCAGAGCCATGCTGCGGGCCAGGTCGTCCAGACTCTTCTTGCGGGTCCACTCTTCCAGCAGAGAACCAAGGTTCAGCAGGAACATGACGGAACCGGCGGTGCTGAAGTCGCCGCGCAGGACGGAAACGCCGATGCTCAGAGCGTCCAGCACCTCGACTTCCAGCCTGCGGCGGAGCAGACACCGGACCCCTTTCCAGACAAAAGCGATGGAGCGCCAGACTGTGTAGGCGGCGCGGATGGGTGCGGGCAGGAACAGCTTGCGGAAGAAGTGGCCCGCCACGAGGTCGCACATCTTCTCCTGATACTCCTGATTGAGCTTCCGGCTGTCGGCGGTGGTGACAAGGGCGTCCAGCTCCGGCTGGTCGAATTTGTAGCGGCTCAGCGCCTGGACTGCATCGGCGCGTCTGCCGCGGTAATACAGGACCACATCGCCGGTCCGCTCGTAGACGGTGGCCTTCTCGATGGCATCGTGGTGGTTGAGATAGGCTTCCAGCACATCGGCGCGGTGCAGGGTCATCCGCACATTGCAGACATGCACGCGCATCCGGCCCCGGCCCTCATGTAAAATGGTGCATTTCATGGTTACGTTATACCTTCCTCAATAGAAAGAGCCGCCCGCAGGCGGCTCAAGCGCTCAAAAATTATTCAGCGTCCTCGGCGGCAGCAGCCTCTGCGGCTTCGTCCTCGATGACGGCGGCCTCTGCCTTGGCGGCGCGGGCCTCGTTGATGGCCTTTGCGTCGGCCAGGATGTCACCGGCCTGCTCCTGGACCTTGTTGACGGTCTCCATGGTGGAGTCCTTCATGCGCAGGACGGCTGCGGTGGTCTGGGTGTAGACCTTTTTGGCATCGCTGCTGGACAGGATCTTGAAGCCTGCCGAACCAAACACAACGCCGCCGACGAACAGTGCGATCTTTTTCACATCTACCATAATCGTTTTCCTACCTTTATTCATGTTATTGCAAGCCCCGGATGGGGCGAAAAACCGAACAGCCTTGCTGTTTCTGCGGATATTGTAGCACGGATTTTGGAATTTTCAAGGGATTTTCAAAATGTTAATCTATATAAACTTTTTACGTACCGTAGTTTGAAATGCCTATCCCTAGGTGGATTTTCCGCCGGACTACAGTTTGTAATCAAAAACAAACCGGCAAGCGCCGCTCAGCTGCCCCAGAAGCAAAAAGGCCCCGGCTCCGCCAAGGGCCGCAAAGGGCCGGAAGCGGGGCAGGGCCAGCATCAGGCAGTAGGTGAAAGCAAACAGGATCAGAGCAAGCGTCATGCGTTCTCCTCGTGGTCGGCGGGGGCGTCCGGGCCGTCGTGGTCGGCATCGATCATCCGGTAGCCCACGCCGAGTTCGTTCATGATGTAGTTGTTGTGGCCGGGGCGGCTGCCCAGCTTGCGGCGGATGTTGGCCATGTTGACCTGCAGCTTTTTGGTGCTGCCGCAGTCGGTATCGCCCCAGATGGCCCGGACGATGGCGGGGTAGGTCATCACCCGGCCCGCATGTTCGGAGAGGAAGGCCACGATGTTGTATTCGGTCTGGGTCAGCTTGATCTCCTCCCCGCCCACATAGACCTTGCGCCGCTCGTACTGGATGAGCAGGTCCTGCGCCTGAAAGACGCCGGTGGGGTTGGAGCTGAAGCGGTTGAGCCGCAGTGCGGCCCGCACCCGCGCCAGCAGCTCGCCGGTGCTGAAGGGTTTGGTGATGTAGTCGTTCGCGCCAAGGTCCAGCGCTTCGATCTTGTCTGCCTCGGTGGTGCGGGCCGACAGCACGATGATGGGCGTCATGAACTTCTGGCGCACATAGTGGATGAGCTCGCGGCCGTCGCGGTCGGGCAGGCCCAGGTCCAGGATGATGAGGTCGGGCAGATAGGAGGTGAAGATGGATTTGCCCAGCTCACAGGTGGGGGCTACATAGGTCTTGTAGCCGTTGGTGTCCAGCAGGGTATAGATGAAGCTGCAGATGGTGGGTTCGTCTTCAACGATGAGGATCTTGAATTTGTTGTTGCTCATTTCAGATGTTTTCCTCCAGATCAGTGGATTCGTCCGTGGATTCGGTCTCCAGCCAGAAGCGGATGGTGGTGCCTTCGCCGGGGCGGCTCTCGGCCTTGATCTCGCCGCCGTGGGCCTTGACGATGGCCGCGCACACCGCAAGGCCGATGCCCATGCCGTGCTTGCCGGGGCTGGCCGTGTCGTCGGCGGGCAGCATCCGGGTGAACAGCCCTTTCAGCCGCTCTTTGGGGATGCCGCAGCCGTCATCCGAGACTTCAAAGATGGCGTGGTCGCCCAGCGTAAAGACCCGGAGGGTCAGCCTGGTCATTCCCTCGGCGTGGAGCACGGCGTTTTCCAGCAAGTTCATCAGCACCTGCGAGATGAGCATCGAGTCCATCGGGATGACCACGAAGCTGTCGGGCAGGTCTACCGTGACGTTCACGTCCGGGTAGTGCTTCTGGAACCGCACCAGCACGGTGTCGATCAGCTCTTCCAGCACGGTGGGGGTCTTCTGCACCGAGACGGTGCCGGTGTCGAACCGGGTGACCGACAGCAGGTTCTCCACCATCCGGTTGAGCCACTGGGCGTCCGAACAGACTTCGCCGAGAAGTTTTAATTTCTGCTCTTTGGCCAGCGAGTCATAATTTTCAATGACCGTGGAGCAGGCACCGTAGATGGAGGTGAGGGGCGTGCGCAGGTCGTGGGAGACCGCGCGCAGAAGGTTGGCGCGCATCTTCTCGGTCTCGCTCTCCATCCGGAGCTGCTCCTGCAGCTTGATGCGGGTGGTAAGGGTGCTGGTCATGATGGAGACGACCAGCATCACCAGCGCGGAGAACAGGTTCTCCGGCAGGGTGAAGTTGAAGGCAAAGTAGGGCGAGCGAAAGGCAAAGTTGACCGCCAGCACACACAGCAGCGAGGCGGCCAGACCCCACAGATAACCATCGGTATACATCGAGATGAGAAAGACGGCCAGCACGAAGACCATGGAGGCTACGCCGTCGATCCGTCCGCTGAGCACCTGGATGCCGGACACCACCAGAAAGGCCGACGTGATGCCGGACAGCATCACCAGTGCATCGTGCCTGCGGGTGGAAGATCTCATAGAAATGTCTCCTTTCGGATGGATATTCGTTCGGTGTTCAAAGTATACCACACCGGCGGCTAAGAAACAGCAAAGGAGTCGGGAACAGGTGCCGAATGCCGCAGAGCCTGCCCCGATCATAGCACAAAAAGCGGAACGGTGCGAGCGCGGGCCGGGTTTTGCTGTTTGACATTTCCGCTGCAAAAGCATATCATAAAGGTACCTATTATAGAGAGGATGCAGAACACGATGTTTTACTTTGAGAACGACTACTGCGAGGGAGCCCATCCGGCCATCCTGCAAAAGCTGATGGAGACCAACTTTGAAAAGGTGTCCGGCTATGGCACCGACCCCTACTGTGCCAGCGCGAGGGAGAAGATCCGCGCCGCCTGTGCCTGCCCGGAAGCGGATGTGACCTTCATCTCCGGCGGCACCCAGACCAATGCCATCGTCATCGCGTCGATGCTGCACCGGTGGGAAGGGGTCGTGGCAGCTTCCACGGGCCATGTCAACGGCCACGAGGCCGGGGCCATCGAGTACACCGGCCACAAGGTGCTGGGCCTGCCCCACAAGAACGGCAAGCTGAACGCTGCCGACGTCCGCGACTTCTGCGCCACCTTCTACGCAGACGGCAACCACGACCACATGGTCTTCCCCGGCATGGTGTACATCTCCCACCCCACCGAGTACGGCACCCTTTACACCAAAGCCGAGCTGCAGGCGCTGCACGACGTCTGCCAGATGTACCACATGCCCCTCTTTGTGGACGGTGCCCGCCTGGGCTACGGTCTGGCGGCGGAGGGTACGGACGTCACCCTGCCCGACCTGGCCCGGCTGGCGGATGTCTTCTACGTCGGCGGCACCAAGGTGGGCGCCCTCTGCGGCGAGGCCGTCGTCTTCCCCCATGGGGCACCGGCACATTTCATGACCATGGTGAAACAGCAGGGCGCTCTGCTGGCAAAGGGCCGCCTGCTGGGGCTTCAGTTCGATGTCCTCTTCACGGATGACCTGTACCAGACCATCAGCCGGAACGCCATCGCCACGGCCAACGCCCTGAAGCAGGGGTTGGCCGCTAAGGGCTACCGCTTCTTCCTGGATTCGCCCACCAACCAGATCTTCATCGTTTTCTCCAACGAGCAGCTGGCGGCGCTGGAGGGCAAGGCCAAATTCGGCTTCTGGGAGAAGTTCGATGACACCCATACCGTCATGCGCATCGCCACCAGCTGGGCCACCCGGATGGAGGAGATCGACGGCCTGCTGGCCCTGCTGTAAGTGTCAAACATCGGTCCGTCTCTTTGTGCAGGATGCGGATTGCAATTTCCGGCACAGTATGATATCTTTATTCAGATGAAGGTCGCGCTGTGTGCAGCGCAGAAAGAAGGGTAATGATATGGGCTTTTTTGATAAGTTGTTCGGCGGCAAGAATGCAGCCGAGACGAAATTCAAGGGCGAAAAGAAGACGGTGATGATGCCGCTGGCAGGCAAGGTCATCCCGCTGGAGGAGCTGCCGGACGAGACGTTCGCATCGGCCATTCTGGGCGGCGGCTGCGGCATCGAACCCACCGGGGATACCGTTTACGCACCGTTTGACGGCACCGT
Proteins encoded in this window:
- a CDS encoding response regulator transcription factor; translated protein: MSNNKFKILIVEDEPTICSFIYTLLDTNGYKTYVAPTCELGKSIFTSYLPDLIILDLGLPDRDGRELIHYVRQKFMTPIIVLSARTTEADKIEALDLGANDYITKPFSTGELLARVRAALRLNRFSSNPTGVFQAQDLLIQYERRKVYVGGEEIKLTQTEYNIVAFLSEHAGRVMTYPAIVRAIWGDTDCGSTKKLQVNMANIRRKLGSRPGHNNYIMNELGVGYRMIDADHDGPDAPADHEENA
- a CDS encoding DUF6110 family protein, with product MVDVKKIALFVGGVVFGSAGFKILSSSDAKKVYTQTTAAVLRMKDSTMETVNKVQEQAGDILADAKAINEARAAKAEAAVIEDEAAEAAAAEDAE
- a CDS encoding heavy metal translocating P-type ATPase, which encodes MKCTILHEGRGRMRVHVCNVRMTLHRADVLEAYLNHHDAIEKATVYERTGDVVLYYRGRRADAVQALSRYKFDQPELDALVTTADSRKLNQEYQEKMCDLVAGHFFRKLFLPAPIRAAYTVWRSIAFVWKGVRCLLRRRLEVEVLDALSIGVSVLRGDFSTAGSVMFLLNLGSLLEEWTRKKSLDDLARSMALNVDKVWVRSQGTEVLLPLTKVQPGDEIVVRSGNMVPLDGTVIEGEAMVNQAALTGESMPVRKAKGATVYAGTVVEEGECVFLAKAAGGANRYDKIVAMIEESEKLKSSTENRALELADKLVPWCLAGTVVTYALTRNVTRAISILMVDFSCALKLSMPLAVLSAMRECGTAHITVKGGKYLEALAKADTIVFDKTGTLTRATPQVVDIIPFSNSEKDDVLRLAACLEEHFPHSMANAVVRAAREQGLAHEEMHSEVEYIVAHGIASRVGGERVVIGSYHFVFEDEHCIVPADEQEKFDQMPAEYSHLYMAASGQLVGVICIADPLRPEAASVLRQLHKLGIRNAVMMTGDSYRTAEAIARQVGVDQFFAEVLPEDKANFVQKAKAEGHTVVMIGDGINDSPALSAADIGIAINSGAAIAREIADVTIKADSLEELVTLKTIANALQHRVSSNYRFVLSFNSTLIALGALGILQPAASAMLHNLSTIGISLRSMTNLIQKPSSAPQLED
- a CDS encoding ATP-binding protein; this translates as MRSSTRRHDALVMLSGITSAFLVVSGIQVLSGRIDGVASMVFVLAVFLISMYTDGYLWGLAASLLCVLAVNFAFRSPYFAFNFTLPENLFSALVMLVVSIMTSTLTTRIKLQEQLRMESETEKMRANLLRAVSHDLRTPLTSIYGACSTVIENYDSLAKEQKLKLLGEVCSDAQWLNRMVENLLSVTRFDTGTVSVQKTPTVLEELIDTVLVRFQKHYPDVNVTVDLPDSFVVIPMDSMLISQVLMNLLENAVLHAEGMTRLTLRVFTLGDHAIFEVSDDGCGIPKERLKGLFTRMLPADDTASPGKHGMGIGLAVCAAIVKAHGGEIKAESRPGEGTTIRFWLETESTDESTDLEENI
- a CDS encoding threonine aldolase family protein gives rise to the protein MFYFENDYCEGAHPAILQKLMETNFEKVSGYGTDPYCASAREKIRAACACPEADVTFISGGTQTNAIVIASMLHRWEGVVAASTGHVNGHEAGAIEYTGHKVLGLPHKNGKLNAADVRDFCATFYADGNHDHMVFPGMVYISHPTEYGTLYTKAELQALHDVCQMYHMPLFVDGARLGYGLAAEGTDVTLPDLARLADVFYVGGTKVGALCGEAVVFPHGAPAHFMTMVKQQGALLAKGRLLGLQFDVLFTDDLYQTISRNAIATANALKQGLAAKGYRFFLDSPTNQIFIVFSNEQLAALEGKAKFGFWEKFDDTHTVMRIATSWATRMEEIDGLLALL